CATGCCGACTTGCGATTGCAGTTGACATCTATTTGCGTCTCATACCAGCTCTCACTGGCAAATGTCAGTGTTTTGCTGTAGACGAAAATCTATAAAGAGGCCCAGTCTGCCCCTCCAAAACCAAAACATCAACCAAGCTCACAGATCACTCCAACAGCCAGACTTCAATCACTCAGACTTCAGTCACTCAAACAAAAGCTCATCCCTTCCGTTACTGCTCTTTAACACTCGCCAAAATGGTTAGCAACAAGCTCTACAACACTGTCATGGAGGGCAGCGACCCCGCCGTAAGGACCATATCCATTGACTTCCATGGCTCATTATACTAATCATTCCAAGGGTGTTACCTACTCCCTCGAGACCATTAAGGGTCTGCTGCAGGAGTTCAAGGCAATGGTATGTCAATTCCATCTCCATACACAATATTGAACCATTGACTGACACATTGTATTCAGGACGAGGATAACGATGGTAAGCAACCTGATACATTCAACGCCTTCGACAGAATCGGGCATTAACCGTATAATCCAGGATTGGTCGACTTGGATGTTCTTAAGCAGGCATACGGCGAACAAGGCGCTGAGGCATTCGAGGAGTTCTTCGACTCTACTCTCGACAAGCAGGTTTCCTTCACCGGTTAGTATCCCTGGACCTCAATACCCTTTTGTTGTCCTGTGCTAACATGCACTGTAGAGTTCACCTCTGCATTCATCTTCGTGCAGCGCGCTTCTGGCTACCCCAACAAGGTTTAATGGGGCTGTGCAGCGCCATGAATGATGGTTCAGGATTGGCATACATGATACAAATCAGTGGTTGCCCTActgttatttccttttctccttgagTTTGGTAGTTATGGTCTCATAGCGAATGGGTTTTGTTAAGAAGCGAAATGCGGGCATGGATAGAGTTATATCATAGCATCAAAATGACACAATagctttgcttttttgtcCATTGAGGGTTTTATCTTTGAGATTATTTACCTGTGCGCTACCCAGTGGCACCGTAGGTTATAGTATGCTTTAGATTGAAGAAGCCTGAAATGGTGCTAAAGCTATTCGAAAAGCCAACGTTCTTTTCTGGTACGTCTTCAGTCGGTCTAGATTAATCGCGATAGACCATATATGGTAAAATTTTACTAGAAAAACGACAGTAACAGTATGACTCTGCTCATGAAAAACCACTTGTAGGTGTCTCGCTACTCTGGGCAGTGCTAGAGCCTCATAAGGGACCGAGATAATTTTAGGCCCAGGAACTACAAGATATATGCCCACGTTTAGGCTAATGAAAACAGAACACCGCTACCTAACATTGTCAGCGTGTAAATACATAATtatatctctctttcctaGGCTTAATTCATTAAGCACGATATTGTCTACGGTATTTCATTTGTTATTGCTCGTAATTACTATATGAGTGCTAGGATCTCATGTCCTGCCTCTAGAACAACATCCCAAGGAGTGGGATGTCTGAGCCCCTTCGAGGCTTGAACTTTTATATAACTGACACGATCAACAGTACGGTGCTATTAGTAGGTATAATATTCAAATCTTCCTTTAACGCAAAAAGTCCAATATATTCAAATCACGCCTTCGGGAGTTCTGTATCTTCGTAACCGGACAAATCCGACGTCGTCATCTCGGGTGCCTAATTGATGCGCACGGATACAAAAGATAAGCAATAGGGTTACAACCCAATTGGCAGCTCTAGAATGCTTGAGTCCCGCTAATCTGTACTAACAACATCCGGAGTAGCCAGGTTTCCTGCCTAGTTCCTGTTGCTCATTAGGTGTCCAATCGTAAAATCCCAAGCCACACTCGGTGGATCCCATATACAGCCCCGCCATAATATAATCACATTCGGTCGTTCACTAATTCTGGCCCCCAAATGAATACAATAACAGTAGGTGAGCCGGACTCGGAGACTGAATAGCTCCTGCCGTTATTCCGGATTATAAAATGGGAAGTAAGTCTTCAGACTCCATCGagctctcctcttctttaaCAGCTTACTCCTGTCATCATCCTATCCAAGATGGCAAAATCCAGTCCCGAACACCAGTTTGAAGTCCGGGAAAtccaaacaaaagaagaatacGCCCGGCTGGTCGACGTCCTATGGACTGCCAATTTCCAGCCCTACAAGTACCTTCCTCCCTTCCTAATGCATACCTTACCCGCCAATCTAACATTTACAATCCGTCCACAGTCCTATCTTCACAGCCGTCCATCCCGTAACAGGGCACACAGCTGCGGACAGAAAAGCAGACAAAGCACTTGACACTGAAATCCGCTGGGCCGCTCACACGAAGAATCCAGCGTCGCACTTGATTTACGTTCTTGATCGACACACAGGCCGGGTTGCAGGTGGATGCGAATGGCTCATCTTCCATGAAAATCCTTTTCCGCATGGACCGCAGAGGATCCCCTGTACTTGGTACCCGGAAGGCTCGGAAAGAGCCGAATACACGAGTACCTTCTTGTCTCAAGTGTTTTTCTATCGCATGTCCTGGCTCCAAAGACCCCATGCCGGTATGTCGTACCTCTTTCCCGCTATTATCCGAATATTAAGAACCGGCACCGTGTGGTTGCATTTGCTAACGCGACTTGGATGGGATATAGGCGTCAATGCCATGGGCGTACATCCCGATTACCGTCGGCGTGGCGTAGGCCGGCTCCTCATGCAATGGGGTCACGAGCAGATCGATGATTTGGGGTACGAGAGCTTCATTGAAGGGAGCCCGATGGGGCGGTGGCTGTACGAGGAATTTGGGTATCGACGCGTGGTTAGTTTGCATGTGGAtctggagaaaagaaatccGAGTGAGGAGTGGTCGAGATTATTACATGAATGTCGTCCACCGGCGATATTGTTGCTATGGAGGCCCCCGGGAGGAAACTGGGATGGGAACGTGCCGGACGGCCCATGGGCGGTTGAGGACGGGACATGGAAGTAGGAGTTTCGTTCGTGTGGAAGTGTCGCCTCTCTTATCGGTCCTAGATAAAGGTGAAGCATCATCCTCTATATAGCTACCAATTCCTCACTGGCCGAGTTAGTAAGGTGTTGATGATATGCTTTGTCAAGCTTGCTGTATTGAGAGGCCTTTCTCATCAGGCCCTTCATCTGTCGATCCCTTTTCTGCCGCATAGACTTCTCTGAGGCAGAGGtttgttttttcttgcctCCTTTTGGGGATATTTGTGTTTTCATTTCCTCGGGCTTgtagcaaagaaaaagaatagaatGGTGTCTGGTTACTATGCAGTATGAGGTAAATCTTATTGCGTCTAGGTAGAGATCAAGCGAAGAGCACGTGAAATTTATATGCCAGAAAGAGAGGGCTCATGGTTTTCGAAGCCCCTCATGGTCGTGGTGCTCAACGATGGATGCCCTGTGAGTGTTGTGGTTAACATTGATAATATGAGGACATCATCTTATGAGCATTACGGCACCGTTGACAAGCAATTATGTGATGGCGGTTTGGCCAGCATCCCCCACTAGCtagcaagaaaaaaaaaatgccgCTGCTCCAATCCTCCATGTCTTCTCTCAAAGGATGAGACCTGGTACCTACGAATACTCTTTCTGGCCATGAATTTTGTTGAAGTGGGTCGTTCTGTAAGGTTGAATTGCCTATACCCTCCGCCCTTTTGGGTAGCGGTTATGTAATATATGATCCAATCATATAAAGCTGAAAAGGGCGGGAGATACAGGCAAGGTAATCTGACAGGTCGCCCCACCAAAAAATTCGTGGCCAGAAAGCGTAGACATGTAGTCCTTAGATTATGGCGTCGGCTCTTGCGAATGGTTCACAAAAGCTTAATTGCGGCAATCTTACGTCCCTTGTCGCATAGTCTACTACCAAAAAACATTCTGCCATGTGGAAGACCACGAACTGGATACTTTTAAATCAATTTTCTATGTACAAAAATGGACATTGGTCCAACACCATTCGCCCTCCACCCTCAACCGCTGGCTGACACGATCGCCAGTGGTCTCAATATCCAAGCTTCAAGAGTCGGTTGAACACGGTGTGTCGAAGCGGGAACATGCAATCGGCAAAATGAGGGGTCTATCTATGGACATCAACGGTCAACACAGCTCTTTATTTATCTGTTCCATTATTCCCATATATAAGAGAGACTTTCTAGGCATATTTACTGATAATATTCGATTTTCAGAGGACTTAAGTACTACTTATAGTATCCCGGTCCTATTAAACACCTGTAGctagattatttatagatcACTGATACGTTAAACTAAATACTGGTCTCAGAAGCCAATTGTGTCAACTCGTGATATGCGATCAGGTCAAATTACTTGTCCGAAATCGATAATCCCAGCCTGCACATTTCCGAATCTCCGAGCTGGAGGTCGCTCATATCGAGGCGCCAGGACACAGTGAACATGAACCAGCAAGATATAGATCCCTCGAGAGAAGCTAATTGGAGaagtttatattttaaataaaagtaaataatttagagcgctctatattatacaatataattctttaagCAACGCAGGCCGAGTACATTCCCAGGGTCCTCCATCCAGGCCTCCAATCCAATACATTGCCCTACCGTCTCACTAGATGGACGATACAGATATTGCTTTGTCACTCGTGATCAAGGTAAGCTGTGTTTCCGATGCAGCTGCGGTCAAGTTGGCCGAATCCGACTTCTGTCCAAGCATTTTCAGTCCGTGAATGCAACTAGAAGCACGCCTACAAAGATCCGAGTAATTGGTATTGAGATATACCCAATCATGCTGCGTGTCTAACACGTGGCGGCGTCTTGAAATCTATGTAAGAAAGACGCTACATGCCTTTTCGAGGGCCCTGTATAAGCACATTCGTCCATGGTTCTGTGAGTAGAGGAGTCTCACTCAAAGCAGGATGAAACTCGACACTGTCTCGGAACATTTGACGGCCATTTGGACAGGACACTCGAGCCAGATCGGCTATTGCGTTCCTATTTGCCTTTTTCAACTCTAGGACAAGGCCAGCTGATCGTCGAAGTGACCTCTGTAAGTTTGCCGACAGTGAGTCGTTATCAACCCGTTCAATACAATTGGCAGCCAATAGACAACCCAGGTGCCAGTGCATGGCAAGTATAACATACCAGGACTGTACCTTCGCGGGAAGAACCTCGTGATTGGCTATGCGGTCGCGCATAAACTGATCGTAAGCCACAGTCCAATATTGATAAACCGATAGTGTTGCAGAGATCAAATCTTCAATGTCTCTCTGACCTGTCCCCGCATTGAGATTCTGTAGCCTTGCAACTCTGCGCCACAGCAAGACCTTGACAGGGATCGCTTCCTGTAAGATTGCAAAAGCCTCATCTGTGCGACAAGGCCATCGAGCTTTGGCGCCGCTGAGAGGCTGGGGGCTCAAAAGAAAGGTCCCCCGTAGCTGGCTTCGAGACCGCTCATATCTCCAGAATTGAAGCTTGTCGAGGGCAAAGTAGTTGTACCGAGATTCGCTGCTCCGCTCTTGCGTCTAGGCAGGCTACTGTAGTTGATCCACACAATATGCCCGACCGGTGCATCCGGATTGTTTGAGCGATGATCAGACATCAAGTTCAAATATATACTTTGACCCGTTTGGCTCCTGCCCTCGCAGCGGAGGTTCAAGTGTCAAGGTGGATTGACCCTAATCAACACTCTCATATCTATACCAGTTCCTTATAGTTCAGCTAGCGATGCCACGCAAAGATATCTCATTCAAGGCCTCTGGCAATGTCACATTGTGAGGATGGCTCTACAGGCCCCAGGATGCCGGCGACAGCAAAGTACCCTGTCTTGTCATGGCTCATGGATTTTCGGCCTTGAAAGAAATGGATCTGGACGCTTTTGCCGCTCACTTCGTGTCCAAGCTTCCCCTGTCATGCCTCGTCTATGACAACCGTGGTTTTGGCGACATTGATACCAAAGACCAGCCACGTCACGAGATTCTTCCTGCGCAGCAGATCAGCGACTATTCAGATGCCATCACTTACGCCCAATCTCGGTCCGATGTTGACTCGCACAAGATTGGTGTCTGGGGTAGTTCCTACAGTGGAGGCCATGTTTTATGGCTTGGTGCTGTCGACAAAAGAGTTAAAGCGGTGCTATCTCAGGTCCCCTGCGTTGATGGATGGTTCACTTTCCACAGGCTGATCCGCCCCGATTTCAGGGCGGGTCTGAATCAGCTATTTCAAGATGTGGGTAGATAGCCGTGATCTCCGCTGATCTGATACTGGCTTACCTTTGATTCTCGATAGATCGCCTAGCCCGAGCGGCAGGGAAGCCTCCCGGAATGTTGCCTGTGGTTAACGCCGACGTCCATGGACCATCCGCACTGCCCACACCCAACAGCTACAACTTCTTCATGAAGTGGGCCAAGAAGAGTAACTGGTAAAATGAAGAAACTGTCAAGAGGTGAGTACTTGTTCGTTGGTACAGCGGATGGTTATTAATGGCAATAATCATGTTGAGGCATTCCGCGAGTATAATCCATCCACGCACATCCACCACATTTCTCCTGCGCCATTGTTGATGACCGTCGCCCAGAATGACGTCCTCACCCCGACTAATATCGCCCCTAGAAGCATTTTCGCGTGCCCTTGAACCGAAGCAGCTTCATATCTTGCCCGGGGGCCATTTTGATGGATACTCAGGGCCAAACTTCGAGGCTAACGCTGGTTGTCAAACGGAATTCCTTCGCAAGCATCTTTGCTCTTCAGAGATGGCAGAATATGCGGTTtactaaagaaaaagaaatgaataGAAGTACTGGGCTTTAGAAGAGTATAGTAAATAAGAGTAGATTATAAGTAGAGAAGTGgataaaaaagtaaactATGCAAGAGTTAGTCTTTATAATTAAGAATAAATCTTATTCTGCGCTATTTACTTAGACTTGAGTTCACTATAATATCTACACAGTCAATAAATACATAGGCATCCCGATAGTATACATGGGAGCCTTGGGGATAGTGAAGCCaggtttattttatttttatttaagaAATAGAAGATGAAGCATTAGAAAAGAGTACATAACAGTGTAAGATATCCAAATAGTTCAGGATAGGGATGACGTCAGAAGGACGAGCATAAATCCAGCCACTTTAAACCCCATCTCACCTTGAATCAGCACTCATAACGATATAAAATGACCTACACAGTATGTCCTGGAATCACTTAATGACTGTTAAGAATACTATTAACATAATCAAGCACACAGAATACTCCGCCCAAAACCCCCTAAACCGGGAACCACCCGTGAAAACCCTCGTCTCAAGGTAACCGCACATAAACAACCCAAAAGCCATCTTACTAACCATATTACAGCTTCTTCACCCCGGAAGATATTTCCTATGACCGCAACCATGGCCCCATCCCGCATCTCACCGCAGATACTCACACCGTCCGAATAGACGGCAATGTCCCCAGCCCACTCTGCCTATCCATCCATCAACTCCAAACTGAGTTCCCCCAGCACGAAGTCATCTGCGCTCTAGAATGCGCGGGGAACCGGCGACACGCTATGCGCACACTACTTAAGGAAGTTCAGGGGATCGACTGGGGCGATGCGGCTATTATGAACTGTAAATGGAAGGGCCCCAGATTGAGGGACGTTCTACTTCGAGCTGGGGTGAAGTCGAGCCTGGATCGGGACTTATATGTTGCGTTTTCGTGCTACCAGGTACAATGTCAGGAGGATGATTGGTTTGGTAGTAGTGTGGAGTTGAAGAGGTgtctggatgaggatatggatGCTATTCTTGCTTTGGAGGTGAGCTACGACATCCATATTTCTTGCGGGCTTTTTGCATAGAGCTGATAGGTGACAGATGAACGGTTCGCCGCTCACACCGAACCACGGCTATCCGGTCCGAGTGGTCCTCCCCGGCATTGCGGGTGCTAGGTGGGTCAAGTGGCTCGATCGTATCACTGTGCAAGACCATGAGTCGTCGAATTTCTACCAGCAGCGCGATTACAAGGTTCTGCCGCCGGATGCGGTCGATAGTGCTTCGGCGGAGCCCTATTGGGACCGCACACCTGCTATGTGTGATATGCCTATTAATTCGGTTGTGGCGGTGCCGGGCGATGGGGAAACAGTTCATCTTT
The sequence above is a segment of the Aspergillus flavus chromosome 4, complete sequence genome. Coding sequences within it:
- a CDS encoding Alpha/Beta hydrolase protein; amino-acid sequence: MAHGFSALKEMDLDAFAAHFVSKLPLSCLVYDNRGFGDIDTKDQPRHEILPAQQISDYSDAITYAQSRSDVDSHKIGVWGSSYSGGHVLWLGAVDKRVKAVLSQVPCVDGWFTFHRLIRPDFRAGLNQLFQDVDRLARAAGKPPGMLPVVNADVHGPSALPTPNSYNFFMKWAKKSNW
- a CDS encoding putative sulfite oxidase, whose amino-acid sequence is MSWNHLMTVKNTINIIKHTEYSAQNPLNREPPVKTLVSSFFTPEDISYDRNHGPIPHLTADTHTVRIDGNVPSPLCLSIHQLQTEFPQHEVICALECAGNRRHAMRTLLKEVQGIDWGDAAIMNCKWKGPRLRDVLLRAGVKSSLDRDLYVAFSCYQVQCQEDDWFGSSVELKRCLDEDMDAILALEMNGSPLTPNHGYPVRVVLPGIAGARWVKWLDRITVQDHESSNFYQQRDYKVLPPDAVDSASAEPYWDRTPAMCDMPINSVVAVPGDGETVHLSESSTLEMKGYAVPHGADGPVTGVQVSADGGQTWVDAEIEGSSLERKWCWVLWRAKVRVEKGTGKQVLSRAFDRGGNVQQEHSQWNLRGVGYNGYGRASDLIVV
- a CDS encoding GNAT family acetyltransferase, which produces MAKSSPEHQFEVREIQTKEEYARLVDVLWTANFQPYNPIFTAVHPVTGHTAADRKADKALDTEIRWAAHTKNPASHLIYVLDRHTGRVAGGCEWLIFHENPFPHGPQRIPCTWYPEGSERAEYTSTFLSQVFFYRMSWLQRPHAGVNAMGVHPDYRRRGVGRLLMQWGHEQIDDLGYESFIEGSPMGRWLYEEFGYRRVVSLHVDLEKRNPSEEWSRLLHECRPPAILLLWRPPGGNWDGNVPDGPWAVEDGTWK